CTTCAGAGAACGTTCCTGCAAGAATCTCCAGGTAATAAtagtctctgtttctttaagattaaaaaaactgaGTCTTGCTGATTTGTGAGTTGGAATTAGTCAAGTGGGGTATTATTTGATTCTTTTGGTATGAAGAACATCAAAGTCTTTTTTAACTTGAAAGTACGTTGAaaattgtggttttttttttaatgcaatgGATCTGGAGTTTAGTGTTGATGTAAGTACTTGTGGTTTCCTCTTTTCCAACAGATGTCTTGAAGAAGGAGCTGAAGAGTTTTTCTTGAAACCAGTAAAGTTGGCTGATCTTACCAAGTTGAAACCACATATGATGAAAACcaaattgaagaaagaaagtgaGAAACCAGCtaaagaagaggagagtgaaaTTTCTAAACCGgggatagaagaagaagaagcagtaaTTGAGATCTTGCCTCTCCATCAAGAACTTGAATCCGAACAACTTGAAACGATGgtgagtagtagtagtaataagaGGAAAGCAATGGAAGAAGTGATATCTACGGATCGGTCACGTCCTAAATACAATGATATCACAACCTCGGTCTGACCCTTTGTGTCTTTCTTTCTCAGTTTCCTGCACAACTTCAGTGTTTTTTTATAGGTTCTTTGTAGGAATGCTTCTTCTGGTAAATACAGGGTTGCTATAGATAATGAAGAAGGGAGATAATatgtagatgatgatgatgattggttGTCACTTGTTATAGTTCATTATGTAAAAATCAGCAAATTcccatttttgtttatgatttcttcttccttgatatttttgttttgagttctGGATTTGTATATTGTTGCGGATAATGTGAGGCCCATTTAGTAAAGACAACATCAAAGAGTTTGGTTAACAGATCCATTAGTACATAGCTTACAGGTGGGTTaatatcaaaactaaaaaagaaagacTTTGGTTACTTGGTTCGGATAATTTAGGTTTCGGTTTTGGAAAAATAGATTCTTTCAGATAGAACTTATTTCGATTTGGATTTGGGTTCggatttggtttagttttagagaaaaacttatttacagaaataaacataaacagtTAACTTTTAAGGGAATTCTCATAAATACTAGTGAAAtactattttttagttttatttttaaaacgtatcatcaaaatatatatattttttccaagaataccataaattaaaactaaattttttaacaatcaAATATAAACCCTATAAACAataaaccctacccctaaaaactatacactaaatttaaaattgtcaacctaaacctaaaataaaataaatgacacccttaaatttgtgtttgtggtatttttagaaaaattaaaaaaaatgtgtcatttttataaaaaataataatagtggtatttttggaaaaaaaattaaagggtCGATTTCTAAagaatttctttaatttaagtcaatattataaatataatatttttttagtgaatTTCGGTTAAATAAAGTACCATTCAGCTATTATCGACAcaatagtaaaaactaaaaagattagTAGATCTATAATTCTTTTTCGTTTCAATTTAAGTAAGAGTAAAAAAGAGTGAGAGGAGAGAAATGCGGGAGAAAAAATATTCAGTCTGATTATATTTTAACGGAATTAGGGttattgttatattaaaatattaattcttcCGTTAACCCTTTCaggtattaattaataatattcagTCTCGTTATTTAACGGAATTAGGAggcgaaaagaaaaaaaccctttCAAGTATTatttagttcttcttcttcttctagtttctCTCAAATTCTTCTTCACAAAAGCTTTGTTTTCTATATCTTACAAAAATCTTCTTTGTCATCGGTTTCACCAGCTCGAGTCTGCAAGCATCATACGAAACTGTTTTAGTCAGAAGCAcccgaagatgatgatgaattaaTGATATATGAAGCCAAGTAAGCGTGAAGAATCGAAGACTAGGAATATTCTCGAACCCTTTCcgatgaaaaacaaaagaccaacaacaacaagaaatacTCAAAACCAGGTTCGATCATTcgtcctctctttttttcttttcttatctccttctttttctctctttaacgACGCCGAAGcggttcttttctttgttttttcatatCTTTAAACGACGGCGGTTTCGTTTGTAAAATACTCTCACTAATCCTAAAACTTGTTACCGATTTTGTCGCTAATATATATTCAACCTAACAaatctttcactttctttttcattCCTGAAATAGAGAGACtcctaatctttttttcttttctttttttcttcatcaggTTCCCTCAAACGAAGTTATGAGCGAACCATCTCGTCACAATCTTCTCTCCAGCTCCCTAAGTGATGCTGCAGCTGAGACCGCAGACAATGTATTAAAATTCTTACTTTCTAGCTACACAGTACCCTAAAAAACAATTCATGATTCTCTGTAGCTTATTATTACACTTACACACCTACTCTGCTTCATATCGtgccattgttgttgttctgtttcaGATTAGGAACAAAATCGACGAATGTATTTGTAAGTACATGAATTTTGAAGAAACGGTGACATATATCCGTGACAATCACAAGATTCCTCACCGTATCACCAAAGAGAGTAATATACCTTATAATTTATATGCCAGTTTGATTACGTGCTTCTTTATTAAATCTtgaactctcttgttttctctatatattagtTTGGGAGGGGCTTCAGAAACTGAGTCCGGAGTTTTTCGAACGCTACTACTTAAACCTCGAAGTATTGCGTCAGATAAAGACGTGCAACAGTTTCCTTCGAACGCAAGCAAGAAAGATGTTGGGTGATGGACAGTTTGATATTACTACTGCACCACGTACGTATTAAAAAACTGAGACCATGCACACTCTACtttaatttggattgtttttacCACTCGATTTTGTTGAAGATTCgcttatatattcttttgtctTTGTGCAGCTGCAGTCATGaattttcttaatcaaattcTCTTGGAGGAACTAGCTAATACTCCTTGTAAACCTCTCTTCTAATGATGCATCATATCCAAAGTACATAACTTCTTGAAaatttgggtttgttttttgttttgtttaatgtcTCTTGCATTGTTTTGTGCAGCTGATATGTCGTCAGAGATGAGCCCTTCAAGCTTTGCAATGTTGGCATTGGGTGATACNNNNNNNNNNNNNNNNNNNNNNNNNNNNNNNNNNNNNNNNNNNNNNNNNNNNNNNNNNNNNNNNNNNNNNNNNNNNNNNNNNNNNNNNNNNNNNNNNNNNNNNNNNNNNNNNNNNNNNNNNNNNNNNNNNNNNNNNNNNNNNNNNNNNNNNNNNNNNNNNNNNNNNNNNNNNNNNNNNNNNNNNNNNNNNNNNNNNNNNNNNNNNNNNNNNNNNNNNNNNNNNNNNNNNNNNNNNNNNNNNNNNNNNNNNNNNNNNNNNNNNNNNNNNNNNNNNNNNNNNNNNNNNNNNNNNNNNNNNNNNNNNNNNNNNNNNNNNNNNNNNNNNNNNNNNNNNNNNNNNNNNNNNNNNNNNNNNNNNNNNNNNNNNNNNNNNNNNNNNNNNNNNNNNNNNNNNNNNNNNNNNNNNNNNNNNNNNNNNNNNNNNNNNNNNNNNNNNNNNNNNNNNNNNNNNNNNNNNNNNNNNNNNNNNNNNNNNNNNNNNNNNNNNNNNNNNNNNNNNNNNNNNNNNNNNNNNNNNNNNNNNNNNNNNNNNNNNNNNNNNNNNNNNNNNNNNNNNNNNNNNNNNNNNNNNNNNNNNNNNNNNNNNNNNNNNNNNNNNNNNNNNNNNNNNNNNNNNNNNNNNNNNNNNNNNNNNNNNNNNNNNNNNNNNNNNNNNNNNNNNNNNNNNNNNNNNNNNNNNNNNNNNNNNNNNNNNNNNNNNNNNNNNNNNNNNNNNNNNNNNNNNNNNNNNNNNNNNNNNNNNNNNNNNNNNNNNNNNNNNNNNNNNNNNNNNNNNNNNNNNNNNNNNNNNNNNNNNNNNNNNNNNNNNNNNNNNNNNNNNNNNNNNNNNNNNNNNNNNNNNNtctttcactttctttttcattCCTGAAATAGAGAGACtcctaatctttttttcttttctttttttcttcatcaggTTCCCTCAAACGAAGTTATGAGCGAACCATCTCGTCACAATCTTCTCTCCAGCTCCCTAAGTGATGCTGCAGCTGAGACCGCAGACAATGTATTAAAATTCTTACTTTCTAGCTACACAGTACCCTAAAAAACAATTCATGATTCTCTGTAGCTTATTATTACACTTACACACCTACTCTGCTTCATATCGtgccattgttgttgttctgtttcaGATTAGGAACAAAATCGACGAATGTATTTGTAAGTACATGAATTTTGAAGAAACGGTGACATATATCCGTGACAATCACAAGATTCCTCACCGTATCACCAAAGAGAGTAATATACCTTATAATTTATATGCCAGTTTGATTACGTGCTTCTTTATTAAATCTtgaactctcttgttttctctatatattagtTTGGGAGGGGCTTCAGAAACTGAGTCCGGAGTTTTTCGAACGCTACTACTTAAACCTCGAAGTATTGCGTCAGATAAAGACGTGCAACAGTTTCCTTCGAACGCAAGCAAGAAAGATGTTGGGTGATGGACAGTTTGATATTACTACTGCACCACGTACGTATTAAAAAACTGAGACCATGCACACTCTACtttaatttggattgtttttacCACTCGATTTTGTTGAAGATTCgcttatatattcttttgtctTTGTGCAGCTGCAGTCATGaattttcttaatcaaattcTCTTGGAGGAACTAGCTAATACTCCTTGTAAACCTCTCTTCTAATGATGCATCATATCCAAAGTACATAACTTCTTGAAaatttgggtttgttttttgttttgtttaatgtcTCTTGCATTGTTTTGTGCAGCTGATATGTCGTCAGAGATGAGCCCTTCAAGCTTTGCAATGTTGGCATTGGGTGATACAAATGGTCCAACAGGTATAAAGTCACAAGATTAATATTCCTACTCGAAAAACTCTATTTCTTGCACTTTTGACATCTAAGGAAGTGAACCAGTTGCAGAGTCCTAATGATTAGCAACatcaatttaatcactatcACTCTGTTACACCTAATATTTATGCTTGTAAAGAAGAGACTCaatctttctctccctctcactTCTTCTACTCATGCATTTTTATGAATGATTATCCTTTTCTTGTCCCAATAGGTAACAATCTTGGAACTCCAACCTTTGCACAACCAACTACTGATCAATGGTTAACATCCAATGGTATTATTACCTATAAAGAAAAGACTCgacctttctctctttttttcaatattgatcagtttgttttgtttgatatctaTTGCATTGCGTAGCTTATACGTCATGACTGCAGCTGCACGAAAACTCGATTACTtatgtttctctgttttataGTTAACCAGTTGCAGACTCCTAATTGTCAGCAAAATCAATGGTCTACACCTTATGATTTTCCTtgtaaagactcaaactttctctcttttatctatCATTTGTTTTAAGACTTCTACTTAAGCAGTTTTATGAatcactctctttttctttccccCATAGGTAATCTTGGAGCTCACCCCATTGCACCAGCAGCTTCAAATCAATGCCCTATATCTAATGATCTTTCCTGTAAAGAAAAGACTCAacctttctctctttattttgtaTATGGTTTAAACTACTCTTTTACATTAAAGCATTTCTATGAAccactcttcttttctttttcctccatAGATTACTATCCTGCATTTTCAACAGTTGCACCGGAAGCTCCACCTGTTGCACAACCACCTACTGTACTATGTGGCATGTCTACGTTTGGTTTTGgggaaaatattgaaaatggCGGCTCATATTTCAAGTTCATTGATCCTTCATTAGCAAAAATGCTAACACAACCCGAGTACCCGCTACAAGACCCTTATGGACAACACCAGCCGCCATATCTGCAGCAGAACTTCTCAGTAGAAGAGTTACTGCCATATGGAGTAACCAACAACGAGCTGCCAAACAACAACGAGCTGCAATATAGAGTAACCAACAACGAGCTGCAATATGGAGGAAACAACAACGAGCTGCAATATGGAGTAACCAACAAGGAGCTGCAATATGGAGGAAACAACAAGGAGCTGCAATATGAAGGAAACAAGTCAAACAACAAGGAGCTGCAATATGGAGGAAACAACAACGAGTTGCAAGCAGTAATAccccagcagcagcagcatcatCAGGAAAAAAAGACAATGGAAAAAGCAGAGCGACAGAATTTAATACCTGAATCTAAAGATTCAAACAATTTAAATAGTGGTAAGTAGCAAAACCCTTTTTCAACACCACGAGCCACAAAACCCTTATCAAATATCTATATTCTTATGTCATCTCGtatcttgcttgtttgtttttctcttttcattaAGGTGATAGCACAGTAACAAGGGCTCAAAACCAGCATGATCCTTCAAAGGCAACAGCAAAGACGAGGTAtctgaaagagaagagaagagcaaCCTCAAAAAAGTGAGATGACGAAAGAAACTTGCAAACAGTAGTGGATTCTTCTTTGGTCATCTCCCCTAGATtagctttcttgttttttttcttgttataaacCCACAAGACTTTTTTGGGAAGTTTCTTGCCACATTCATTAGCTTAAGAATCCACAAAGATTGGAGATTTCGAGAAAATCAGTATAGTCTTGCTACATTACAGTAGCTCAAGAACcgtaaaaacagaaaattataagatCCTCTTTGGTCTCATGCTCCCCAAGAATCTGTCTGAAACTTTTAACGAGAAAGTTCATATAGTACATTCATTAGCTGAAGGATCCAAAACTAATGCAAAGAGAATCAATATTGAATCTATAAATTTTAACGAGAAAGTTCACCACGATCGTTGTACAACGAGAATCCAAAACTTGGAGGTGAGTGATCGAAGTTCTGGCCTAGTGGCCTTTGATACGAAAAGATCTAATTCCCGAGAATGAGGATGACAATTTTCTGATTTGCCTCAACATGAAGCGAGCGAACTGCATTAAGACGCTTACTAAGTGAAAAGCTTTTTATCCCACAtcggagaaaaaaaacattccgTTGTTGTATATAAAAGTGAAGTTATCAACTACTGTACGTCGGGTTCAGTAACGCGGGCTTGTGATCTATGTGGAGACATTAAGGTGATGGGACGTTGGATCGATCTTATTGGGCCGGGTTCGGTGTGGGTTATATTCTGGCTCGCCCATTCCAAGTTGGGAGTTGAGGCATGTGGTTTGAGCGAAGGCTTGAGTCGCGTGTCTTCTAGAGTTGGGGAGACCGCGTGAGGCTGGTTTCACAGAGCAGCGTTCACTTCCCGCTCTTGACGGTGGAAGGATTACGAGCCATTGCCTTCCGAGCCTACTATGACCCAATTAGCCGATTCCGATTGGACCatcatttttttacatttttttttccccacaaAATCACACACCAATGTTGTATAATGGAAACAACGATGATCGAagttacataataaaaattacatcAGGCGTAACCGGAGGTTTGCAGTTGCAGAACAAACAATGGTGGAAGCTATCGTATGCTtagttttccaaaattaaaataataaattgcaAGGTTTAAATAGAAGGGAAACAAAATAAGTAGACCCAATTTGGATAGTTTCGTAATCATCAGAGAGACAGAGACctatctaaaataaataaaagtgatttATTTTCGATTATGATAAAAAGGAAGCTTCCACTATGATGCCGCTCCATCAAATTATCGGTTCTTGGATTTATTATCTTCAATTATTATACCATGATGGGTAACATTCATTGTGtctcttcattttcttattcttttatgCAAAAATTTCTGTTGTTTTGTgaagtattaacaaaattattggGAAAATTCCAAAATTCTAACTATAATTTTTAGTTAGAAAAGTGTCTAATTATAAAAGCTGACATTTTAAACACCAAAATATAATAAGAgtcatataataaattaataatagacCAACCACTGGGTCGGGTTAGTAAAGATCGGGTTGGACCTTGTCTTTTTATTGGTCGAACAGTGACGTGTCTCCTAACTAAATGtcctaataagtaataactgGCCAGAAAGAGACGCGGCTGGTGAACAGAATCAATACGTGGCGACGTCTTATTGCCGGAAATATCCTCGCGTGTCCCACGTGCCGAGTTTTCTTTCATGATTCATACTAATATCTTTCTCTCCACCACATGGATCTTGCAGACGCAGTGGTTGCAGGTTTCTCTTCTGCCCAAGTGAGTTGAGCTCGTAATATTTTAGATAGAGAGAGTTAACAATGGCGATGCCTTTAGAAATGGCGATGGTTCAGGGTGGATTTTCACATGTTTGTCCATCGCCGACGAGATCGCCGGTTCTCTCAGAGACCGAGAACGTGTTCATCATTCACATTTTGGATGATCAGTTGTTTATATACATTCTTCATCCTTCcggattttaaaatattgaatagtAATTTGGGTTTATTGTAGAGGAAGATAAATATAATGTATAGGTCACTTGTTTGCTCCTTGATATTACTTATTACACGTCTTAGTTTGTGTGTTTCTGCTGATTTTGAGAGAAGGCTTGTGTTATTATTGGTTCTTATTTTCCAACATTGTACTATTTACATCAAAGTGTGATGAGTTACATTCCTTGAGAATCCTGCTGGTTCTGGTTGAGAAATGAGAATCATCATTCAAATAGCTCAAAGATTTACAAGACTAGAatattgatcatcatcatatctGGTGATGGTATTCATAGATAGCTTCAAGTGTAGACAACTGTTCCAAGTTGGCATATGAGGAAATTATAAGCAAATAAGTGTagaattcactttttttttttttttggggtaaaaGCAAGAAAGAAGTTGCATCTTGAAATATTCTAAACTAATTTTAGCGCCTTGGGCGTCTTTCTTTACGGATAAGTtaccaagattttattctttttatacataaaaagaaattaaaatatcttcttGTGCCCATCTTGCTTTTGTTTATGATAATGATATTTCTCTTACTTTCAgttatttatctttatataatatacataaatagtTTTGCTTGTCTTTCTAAAAGGCAAAGTACCAAAAGGATTCTTCAATGAGTGTTCCTTGTGCAATTCAGTTTCCTGTTTATTCTTAATCCCATATAACAGAAAGATATCAGTGCACTGCACACTGCACAGCTCATTTTCACTAGacaatatttcaacttttactTTGTATGTGTTGGAGCCTGGAATCTGAATATTAAACTTTTTGAGTCTACAGACTACAGATGTAATTGATTATTCACGTTGTAAATATGGGATAAACGAAGAGATCTCGTTctttatattgttaatatagATTTCAGCTCAaagatcaaaattcaaaacatatcAAGTAAATTAGTCCTCTTTCTATGTAATCAGTTTTTAATGCTGTTTTTACTGTTACGTAATCTAAATAAGCAACTTAGGAAAGTATCACTGTCTTCTGTGTCTATAAAGAATAAAGTTTCTAAGtaattttgctctgtttttatttccCTATAAAAAAGTATTATTAGGCTAGTTCACATTTTGGAAGCTGTTATGCAAATTTTGAGGATCTTGACagtttactttgttttttagGGGTCAGTCATTATTAATTTTCCGAATTTACGCTCTAAAAACAAGGATCAAATTAGATACTTTccataattatcaaatcaaatcaaatgcgATATCGACGAATCAACATCAACATCGTCTTCTTTAGTGTTTTCACCATCTTCCACCTCTAACTTACATAGACAGCTCCTTTCCacctgtttcttctctctctctatctctctctctctctctctctctctctctctctctctttctcttttatattattctccgacaaaagaaaaagtacaaGAAACCCATCAAAAAAGAGTTTAAGAAACTAACATTTGTTCTGCTTCTCTCTGTTCTACTGCTTCGAAACCATTCATGGGTTCCTCTGCTTCTaaaacaacttcttcttcttcttcttcagcctcGGCTTTGAATTCATCTCTGGAGACGAAACTCAACTCCAAAGTCTCCTCTTCTTCTGTCGCTAAAGCTTTCACGTTTCCGATGCCGTCGATTCATCATCCACCGGNGAATCTGAATATTAAACTTTTTGAGTCTACAGACTACAGATGTAATTGATTATTCACGTTGTAAATATGGGATAAACGAAGAGATCTCGTTctttatattgttaatatagATTTCAGCTCAaagatcaaaattcaaaacatatcAAGTAAATTAGTCCTCTTTCTATGTAATCAGTTTTTAATGCTGTTTTTACTGTTACGTAATCTAAATAAGCAACTTAGGAAAGTATCACTGTCTTCTGTGTCTATAAAGAATAAAGTTTCTAAGtaattttgctctgtttttatttccCTATAAAAAAGTATTATTAGGCTAGTTCACATTTTGGAAGCTGTTATGCAAATTTTGAGGATCTTGACagtttactttgttttttagGGGTCAGTCATTATTAATTTTCCGAATTTACGCTCTAAAAACAAGGATCAAATTAGATACTTTccataattatcaaatcaaatcaaatgcgATATCGACGAATCAACATCAACATCGTCTTCTTTAGTGTTTTCACCATCTTCCACCTCTAACTTACATAGACAGCTCCTTTCCacctgtttcttctctctctctatctctctctctctctctctctctctctctctctctctttctcttttatattattctccgacaaaagaaaaagtacaaGAAACCCATCAAAAAAGAGTTTAAGAAACTAACATTTGTTCTGCTTCTCTCTGTTCTACTGCTTCGAAACCATTCATGGGTTCCTCTGCTTCTaaaacaacttcttcttcttcttcttcagcctcGGCTTTGAATTCATCTCTGGAGACGAAACTCAACTCCAAAGTCTCCTCTTCTTCTGTCGCTAAAGCTTTCACGTTTCCGATGCCGTCGATTCATCATCCACCGGCTAAAAAAGGCGATACGCACCACTTCGTCTCCCTTACGTCCACCACTTACGGTTCTCTTCTCCTCGACGGAGCTTCCGAAAGACAAACATTGCCTCATCTCTCTGTTTCAGGGAAGAGTAGTAACAAGAAGACGACTGAAACAGAGGAGTCACGCGAATCGTTGTCTCCTGACTCAGTGATCAACACGTGGGAGCTCATGAACGGCCTCGAAGAAGATTTCGATACAAGTAAGCGTACTTCCGCCGtaaagtttgattctttttctaAACCCATCGTGAATCGAGACGTTGGTAGTAATGGTTCTACGTTGAAATTGGACGAATCTTACGAATTCGTAAGAATCGAAGAGGACAATGAAGATTGGAGATTACTGCCTTTTAAGCCTAAGCAACCTCTGTGGAAACATATGTCTGAAGAATCATTTCTCTCTGACTTAGATCCTAATATCATCTCATCTTACAAGAAAGCATTGTCTTCTAAGCAACTAGGCAAAACCAGTAGCACGAAATCCTTCTCTTGCAGCCACTCAAATCAATCGACTCTACCAGAATCTGTGTCTTCGAGTCCGCTGAGTTCTCAGACTTTGGAAGACCTAGAAAAACCAAGATTGCTTGAGACAGAAGATAACAAGAACAAGATAGTATTGTACTTCACTAGCCTCAGAGGAATTCGAAAGACTTATGAGGA
The sequence above is drawn from the Camelina sativa cultivar DH55 chromosome 4, Cs, whole genome shotgun sequence genome and encodes:
- the LOC104782617 gene encoding two-component response regulator ARR8-like — encoded protein: MGMETESQFHVLAVDDSLFDRKMIERLLQKSSCQVTTVDSGSKALEFLGLRVDDEDPNVLSTSPHIHQEVEINLIITDYCMPGMTGYDLLKKVKESAAFKSIPVVIMSSENVPARISRCLEEGAEEFFLKPVKLADLTKLKPHMMKTKLKKESEKPAKEEESEISKPGIEEEEAVIEILPLHQELESEQLETMVSSSSNKRKAMEEVISTDRSRPKYNDITTSV
- the LOC104782618 gene encoding uncharacterized protein At3g28850-like gives rise to the protein MGSSASKTTSSSSSSASALNSSLETKLNSKVSSSSVAKAFTFPMPSIHHPPAKKGDTHHFVSLTSTTYGSLLLDGASERQTLPHLSVSGKSSNKKTTETEESRESLSPDSVINTWELMNGLEEDFDTSKRTSAVKFDSFSKPIVNRDVGSNGSTLKLDESYEFVRIEEDNEDWRLLPFKPKQPLWKHMSEESFLSDLDPNIISSYKKALSSKQLGKTSSTKSFSCSHSNQSTLPESVSSSPLSSQTLEDLEKPRLLETEDNKNKIVLYFTSLRGIRKTYEDCCCVRTILRGFQVAVEERDISMDSKYRKELQIALGEEKPVCLPQVFIRGIRIGGIEEIKKLNDGGELGEMLKGFPACETVGACDSCGDARFVPCTNCGGSTKVFEEQEDGFKRCEGCNENGLVRCNKCCL